A window from Humidesulfovibrio mexicanus encodes these proteins:
- a CDS encoding NHL repeat-containing protein produces MSTASNAAPALARQPFFDAPDNFAPDEGQRTGRPAGTLAGSCVLAAAVLDAVADLAGDSGSEAALLAKSGAAKTLESRHDALWNALRTDFLSPRGDARPAYAGALGHGLLATPCGLQAGADGALWATSLGGEGLAVLPPDGGQGRLVPLPGSRPWGLFQAGGGALWVCDFARPRLLLVEADGTVARELAVELADERNGLRPILGAADPDSGWRTLFCILADASGKNRRLARLSLDGGGPEFEPCPLTQPSALAIRGGRLYVSSQNPAVILSRPMRGGEWSRFSSGLAPEYLTQFTFTPDGVWLAARGRLARLDANGRLERVVDAAALSGYPGSNFCGLAALALPDGPRLFAADNIHNLVHAFRLD; encoded by the coding sequence ATGAGCACCGCCAGCAACGCCGCGCCCGCCCTGGCCCGGCAGCCCTTCTTCGACGCCCCGGACAATTTCGCCCCAGACGAGGGCCAGAGGACGGGCCGCCCGGCCGGAACGCTGGCCGGGTCCTGCGTTCTCGCCGCCGCCGTGCTCGACGCCGTGGCCGACCTGGCCGGAGATTCCGGCAGCGAGGCCGCCCTGCTGGCCAAAAGCGGCGCGGCCAAGACCCTGGAGTCCCGGCACGACGCCCTGTGGAACGCCCTCCGGACGGATTTCCTCTCCCCCCGCGGCGATGCGCGCCCCGCGTATGCCGGGGCGCTGGGCCACGGCCTTTTGGCCACGCCCTGCGGCCTGCAGGCCGGGGCCGACGGCGCCCTCTGGGCCACCAGCCTGGGCGGCGAAGGCCTGGCCGTGCTGCCGCCGGACGGCGGCCAGGGACGCCTGGTTCCCCTGCCCGGTTCGCGGCCCTGGGGCCTGTTCCAGGCCGGGGGCGGCGCATTGTGGGTCTGCGACTTCGCCCGGCCCCGGCTGCTGCTGGTGGAGGCCGACGGCACCGTGGCGCGCGAGCTGGCCGTGGAGTTGGCCGACGAGAGGAACGGCCTGCGGCCCATATTGGGCGCGGCCGACCCGGACTCGGGCTGGCGGACCCTTTTCTGCATCCTGGCCGACGCCTCGGGCAAGAACCGCAGGCTGGCGCGCCTGAGCCTCGACGGCGGCGGACCGGAATTCGAGCCCTGCCCGCTGACCCAGCCCAGCGCCCTGGCGATTCGCGGGGGCAGACTCTACGTGTCCTCCCAGAATCCGGCGGTCATCCTCTCCCGGCCCATGCGCGGCGGGGAGTGGTCGCGCTTTTCTTCCGGCCTTGCGCCGGAGTACCTCACCCAGTTCACCTTCACGCCCGACGGCGTCTGGCTGGCCGCCAGGGGCCGCCTGGCCCGGCTGGACGCGAATGGCCGCCTGGAGCGGGTGGTGGACGCCGCCGCCCTGTCCGGGTATCCGGGAAGCAACTTCTGCGGCCTGGCCGCGCTGGCCCTGCCCGATGGTCCAAGGCTCTTCGCGGCGGACAACATCCACAACCTCGTCCACGCCTTCCGGCTGGACTGA